A genome region from Eretmochelys imbricata isolate rEreImb1 chromosome 8, rEreImb1.hap1, whole genome shotgun sequence includes the following:
- the RGS14 gene encoding regulator of G-protein signaling 14 isoform X1 — MPGKAKHLGVQSSHMGLAVSDGELNSSGARGSSHSVHSLPGAQNAGCAAELPVASWAESFETLLQDRVAVTYFTEFLKKEFSAENVYFWQACERFQQIPARNTQQLAQEARRIYDEFLSSHSVSPVNIDRQAWIGEEMLAMPTPDMFRVQQLQIFNLMKFDSYARFVKSLLYQACVRAENEGQPLPNLQSHSRNSSPPPDLGKKVKLKPGKSLPLGVEVAGSCAGRSPQRSFRRGERREPSWTEVGDGNGGLSLWRESQGSLNSSASLDLGFLSSSCSSSSMASSSQAESHRKSLGGAEPDPQARPSKYCCVYLPDGTASLASVRAGVSIRDMLAGLCEKRGFSLPDIKVYLVGNEQKALVLDQDSVVLMDQEVKLENRISFELEISPLSKTVRITAKSNKCLREALQPVLRKYGVDVERALLRRQGEPGALDLKKLVSTVAAQKLILEAATEVKVTGASDAAVATSPLRCKEGAPTDTEVEADMLSEVPPSFTRSRPAAPRGVNRCTYDLEGLVELLNRAQSCRANDQRGLLSKEVLVLPDFLQLPGQDAGPSKSSERQHGPCDASPTRKGAGAPCPLDPALVQPPVHSELH; from the exons ATGCCTGGGAAGGCAAAGCACCTGGGTGTTCAAAGCAGCCACATG GGCCTGGCTGTGTCAGACGGAG AGTTAAACAGCTCCGGGGCCCGTGGCAGTAGCCACAGTGTACACAGCCTGCCTGGTGCCCAGAACGCAGGCTGCGCTGCAGAGCTGCCCGTGGCTAGCTGGGCCGAATCCTTTGAGACGCTGCTGCAGGACCGGGTGGCCGTCACCTACTTCACT gaGTTCCTGAAGAAGGAGTTCAGCGCTGAGAACGTTTACTTCTGGCAGGCGTGTGAGCGATTCCAGCAGATCCCAGCCAGGAACACACAGCAG ctggcccaggaggCCCGGCGGATCTATGACGAGTTCCTGTCCAGCCACTCAGTCAGCCCTGTTAACATCGACCGGCAGGCCTGGATCGGGGAGGAAATGCTGGCCATGCCCACCCCTGACATGTTCCGAGTCCAACAGCTCCAG ATCTTTAACCTGATGAAGTTTGACAGCTACGCACGCTTCGTGAAGTCCCTGCTGTACCAGGCGTGTGTGAGGGCCGAGAATGAGGGACAGCCGCTCCCCAACCTGCAGTCTCACTCCCGGAATAGCAGCCCCCCACCCGACCTTGGCAAG AAGGTGAAGCTGAAGCCGGGGAAGTCCCTGCCGCTAGGGGTGGAGGTGGCCGGCAGCTGTGCTGGCAGGAGCCCGCAGAGGTCCTTCAGGAGAGGGGAGCGGAGAGAGCCCTCGTGGACAG AGGTGGGAGACGGCAATGGGGGCTTGTCCCTGTGGCGCGAGTCCCAGGGCTCCTTGAATTCCTCTGCGAGCCTGGACCTGGGCTTCCTCTCatcctcctgcagcagcagcagcatggccagcagctcccaggcggAG AGCCACAGGAAGAGCCTGGGAGGCGCAGAGCCTGACCCGCAGGCCAGGCCCAGCAAGTACTGCTGTGTGTACCTGCCGGATGGCACGGCCTCGCTGGCCTCGGTGCGGGCTGGCGTCTCCATCCGCGACATGCTGGCAGGCCTCTGTGAGAAGCGCGGCTTTAGCCTCCCTGACATCAAGGTCTACCTGGTTGGCAACGAACAG AAGGCGCTGGTGCTGGACCAGGACAGTGTGGTTCTGATGGACCAGGAGGTGAAGCTGGAGAACAGAATCAGCTTCGA GCTGGAAATTTCCCCCCTCAGTAAAACTGTGCGAATCACCGCAAAGTCAAACAAGTGCCTACGGGAGGCGCTGCAGCCCGTGCTGAGGAAGTATGGTGTGGACGTGGAGCGGGCACTGCTGCGGCGG CAGGGGGAGCCGGGAGCCCTGGACCTCAAGAAGCTGGTCAGCACCGTGGCTGCGCAGAAGCTCATCCTGGAAGCTGCAACAG AAGTGAAAGTGACGGGTGCCAGTGACGCTGCCGTGGCCACTTCCCCCCTTCGGTGCAAG GAGGGCGCCCCCACAGACACAGAGGTGGAAGCAGACATGCTGTCAGAGGTGCCGCCATCCTTCACCAGGTCCAGGCCAGCAGCCCCGAGGGGCGTGAACCGGTGCACGTATGACCTGGAAG gacTGGTGGAGTTGCTGAATCGTgcccagagctgcagggccaACGACCAGCGTGGGCTGCTCTCTAAAGAGGTCCTGGTCCTGCCCGACTTCCTGCAGCTGCCGGGGCAGGATGCTGGCCCCAGCAAGAGCTCTGAGCGGCAGCATGGCCCCTGCGATGCCAGCCCCACCCGAAAGGGGGCgggtgccccctgccccctggatCCTGCACTGGTGCAGCCACCTGTCCATTCTGAACTGCACTGA
- the RGS14 gene encoding regulator of G-protein signaling 14 isoform X3, with protein MPGKAKHLGVQSSHMGLAVSDGELNSSGARGSSHSVHSLPGAQNAGCAAELPVASWAESFETLLQDRVAVTYFTEFLKKEFSAENVYFWQACERFQQIPARNTQQLAQEARRIYDEFLSSHSVSPVNIDRQAWIGEEMLAMPTPDMFRVQQLQKVKLKPGKSLPLGVEVAGSCAGRSPQRSFRRGERREPSWTEVGDGNGGLSLWRESQGSLNSSASLDLGFLSSSCSSSSMASSSQAESHRKSLGGAEPDPQARPSKYCCVYLPDGTASLASVRAGVSIRDMLAGLCEKRGFSLPDIKVYLVGNEQKALVLDQDSVVLMDQEVKLENRISFELEISPLSKTVRITAKSNKCLREALQPVLRKYGVDVERALLRRQGEPGALDLKKLVSTVAAQKLILEAATEVKVTGASDAAVATSPLRCKEGAPTDTEVEADMLSEVPPSFTRSRPAAPRGVNRCTYDLEGLVELLNRAQSCRANDQRGLLSKEVLVLPDFLQLPGQDAGPSKSSERQHGPCDASPTRKGAGAPCPLDPALVQPPVHSELH; from the exons ATGCCTGGGAAGGCAAAGCACCTGGGTGTTCAAAGCAGCCACATG GGCCTGGCTGTGTCAGACGGAG AGTTAAACAGCTCCGGGGCCCGTGGCAGTAGCCACAGTGTACACAGCCTGCCTGGTGCCCAGAACGCAGGCTGCGCTGCAGAGCTGCCCGTGGCTAGCTGGGCCGAATCCTTTGAGACGCTGCTGCAGGACCGGGTGGCCGTCACCTACTTCACT gaGTTCCTGAAGAAGGAGTTCAGCGCTGAGAACGTTTACTTCTGGCAGGCGTGTGAGCGATTCCAGCAGATCCCAGCCAGGAACACACAGCAG ctggcccaggaggCCCGGCGGATCTATGACGAGTTCCTGTCCAGCCACTCAGTCAGCCCTGTTAACATCGACCGGCAGGCCTGGATCGGGGAGGAAATGCTGGCCATGCCCACCCCTGACATGTTCCGAGTCCAACAGCTCCAG AAGGTGAAGCTGAAGCCGGGGAAGTCCCTGCCGCTAGGGGTGGAGGTGGCCGGCAGCTGTGCTGGCAGGAGCCCGCAGAGGTCCTTCAGGAGAGGGGAGCGGAGAGAGCCCTCGTGGACAG AGGTGGGAGACGGCAATGGGGGCTTGTCCCTGTGGCGCGAGTCCCAGGGCTCCTTGAATTCCTCTGCGAGCCTGGACCTGGGCTTCCTCTCatcctcctgcagcagcagcagcatggccagcagctcccaggcggAG AGCCACAGGAAGAGCCTGGGAGGCGCAGAGCCTGACCCGCAGGCCAGGCCCAGCAAGTACTGCTGTGTGTACCTGCCGGATGGCACGGCCTCGCTGGCCTCGGTGCGGGCTGGCGTCTCCATCCGCGACATGCTGGCAGGCCTCTGTGAGAAGCGCGGCTTTAGCCTCCCTGACATCAAGGTCTACCTGGTTGGCAACGAACAG AAGGCGCTGGTGCTGGACCAGGACAGTGTGGTTCTGATGGACCAGGAGGTGAAGCTGGAGAACAGAATCAGCTTCGA GCTGGAAATTTCCCCCCTCAGTAAAACTGTGCGAATCACCGCAAAGTCAAACAAGTGCCTACGGGAGGCGCTGCAGCCCGTGCTGAGGAAGTATGGTGTGGACGTGGAGCGGGCACTGCTGCGGCGG CAGGGGGAGCCGGGAGCCCTGGACCTCAAGAAGCTGGTCAGCACCGTGGCTGCGCAGAAGCTCATCCTGGAAGCTGCAACAG AAGTGAAAGTGACGGGTGCCAGTGACGCTGCCGTGGCCACTTCCCCCCTTCGGTGCAAG GAGGGCGCCCCCACAGACACAGAGGTGGAAGCAGACATGCTGTCAGAGGTGCCGCCATCCTTCACCAGGTCCAGGCCAGCAGCCCCGAGGGGCGTGAACCGGTGCACGTATGACCTGGAAG gacTGGTGGAGTTGCTGAATCGTgcccagagctgcagggccaACGACCAGCGTGGGCTGCTCTCTAAAGAGGTCCTGGTCCTGCCCGACTTCCTGCAGCTGCCGGGGCAGGATGCTGGCCCCAGCAAGAGCTCTGAGCGGCAGCATGGCCCCTGCGATGCCAGCCCCACCCGAAAGGGGGCgggtgccccctgccccctggatCCTGCACTGGTGCAGCCACCTGTCCATTCTGAACTGCACTGA
- the RGS14 gene encoding regulator of G-protein signaling 14 isoform X2 — translation MPGKAKHLGVQSSHMGLAVSDGELNSSGARGSSHSVHSLPGAQNAGCAAELPVASWAESFETLLQDRVAVTYFTEFLKKEFSAENVYFWQACERFQQIPARNTQQLAQEARRIYDEFLSSHSVSPVNIDRQAWIGEEMLAMPTPDMFRVQQLQIFNLMKFDSYARFVKSLLYQACVRAENEGQPLPNLQSHSRNSSPPPDLGKKVKLKPGKSLPLGVEVAGSCAGRSPQRSFRRGERREPSWTEVGDGNGGLSLWRESQGSLNSSASLDLGFLSSSCSSSSMASSSQAESHRKSLGGAEPDPQARPSKYCCVYLPDGTASLASVRAGVSIRDMLAGLCEKRGFSLPDIKVYLVGNEQKALVLDQDSVVLMDQEVKLENRISFELEISPLSKTVRITAKSNKCLREALQPVLRKYGVDVERALLRRGEPGALDLKKLVSTVAAQKLILEAATEVKVTGASDAAVATSPLRCKEGAPTDTEVEADMLSEVPPSFTRSRPAAPRGVNRCTYDLEGLVELLNRAQSCRANDQRGLLSKEVLVLPDFLQLPGQDAGPSKSSERQHGPCDASPTRKGAGAPCPLDPALVQPPVHSELH, via the exons ATGCCTGGGAAGGCAAAGCACCTGGGTGTTCAAAGCAGCCACATG GGCCTGGCTGTGTCAGACGGAG AGTTAAACAGCTCCGGGGCCCGTGGCAGTAGCCACAGTGTACACAGCCTGCCTGGTGCCCAGAACGCAGGCTGCGCTGCAGAGCTGCCCGTGGCTAGCTGGGCCGAATCCTTTGAGACGCTGCTGCAGGACCGGGTGGCCGTCACCTACTTCACT gaGTTCCTGAAGAAGGAGTTCAGCGCTGAGAACGTTTACTTCTGGCAGGCGTGTGAGCGATTCCAGCAGATCCCAGCCAGGAACACACAGCAG ctggcccaggaggCCCGGCGGATCTATGACGAGTTCCTGTCCAGCCACTCAGTCAGCCCTGTTAACATCGACCGGCAGGCCTGGATCGGGGAGGAAATGCTGGCCATGCCCACCCCTGACATGTTCCGAGTCCAACAGCTCCAG ATCTTTAACCTGATGAAGTTTGACAGCTACGCACGCTTCGTGAAGTCCCTGCTGTACCAGGCGTGTGTGAGGGCCGAGAATGAGGGACAGCCGCTCCCCAACCTGCAGTCTCACTCCCGGAATAGCAGCCCCCCACCCGACCTTGGCAAG AAGGTGAAGCTGAAGCCGGGGAAGTCCCTGCCGCTAGGGGTGGAGGTGGCCGGCAGCTGTGCTGGCAGGAGCCCGCAGAGGTCCTTCAGGAGAGGGGAGCGGAGAGAGCCCTCGTGGACAG AGGTGGGAGACGGCAATGGGGGCTTGTCCCTGTGGCGCGAGTCCCAGGGCTCCTTGAATTCCTCTGCGAGCCTGGACCTGGGCTTCCTCTCatcctcctgcagcagcagcagcatggccagcagctcccaggcggAG AGCCACAGGAAGAGCCTGGGAGGCGCAGAGCCTGACCCGCAGGCCAGGCCCAGCAAGTACTGCTGTGTGTACCTGCCGGATGGCACGGCCTCGCTGGCCTCGGTGCGGGCTGGCGTCTCCATCCGCGACATGCTGGCAGGCCTCTGTGAGAAGCGCGGCTTTAGCCTCCCTGACATCAAGGTCTACCTGGTTGGCAACGAACAG AAGGCGCTGGTGCTGGACCAGGACAGTGTGGTTCTGATGGACCAGGAGGTGAAGCTGGAGAACAGAATCAGCTTCGA GCTGGAAATTTCCCCCCTCAGTAAAACTGTGCGAATCACCGCAAAGTCAAACAAGTGCCTACGGGAGGCGCTGCAGCCCGTGCTGAGGAAGTATGGTGTGGACGTGGAGCGGGCACTGCTGCGGCGG GGGGAGCCGGGAGCCCTGGACCTCAAGAAGCTGGTCAGCACCGTGGCTGCGCAGAAGCTCATCCTGGAAGCTGCAACAG AAGTGAAAGTGACGGGTGCCAGTGACGCTGCCGTGGCCACTTCCCCCCTTCGGTGCAAG GAGGGCGCCCCCACAGACACAGAGGTGGAAGCAGACATGCTGTCAGAGGTGCCGCCATCCTTCACCAGGTCCAGGCCAGCAGCCCCGAGGGGCGTGAACCGGTGCACGTATGACCTGGAAG gacTGGTGGAGTTGCTGAATCGTgcccagagctgcagggccaACGACCAGCGTGGGCTGCTCTCTAAAGAGGTCCTGGTCCTGCCCGACTTCCTGCAGCTGCCGGGGCAGGATGCTGGCCCCAGCAAGAGCTCTGAGCGGCAGCATGGCCCCTGCGATGCCAGCCCCACCCGAAAGGGGGCgggtgccccctgccccctggatCCTGCACTGGTGCAGCCACCTGTCCATTCTGAACTGCACTGA